From a single Desulfonatronovibrio hydrogenovorans DSM 9292 genomic region:
- the rplR gene encoding 50S ribosomal protein L18, with translation MKISKRQSRLKRKYRIRKKINGTESRPRLVVFRSNKHIYAQIVNDEKAVTLASFSSLNIDGGSRLNLETAKTVGKMIGEKAKSQNIETVVFDRNGYFYHGRIKALAEGAREMGLKF, from the coding sequence ATGAAAATCAGTAAAAGACAGTCCAGACTAAAAAGAAAGTACCGGATCCGGAAGAAAATCAACGGTACTGAGTCCAGACCCAGGCTTGTTGTCTTCAGGTCCAACAAGCACATTTATGCCCAAATTGTTAACGACGAAAAGGCAGTAACCCTGGCTTCCTTTTCATCACTCAACATTGACGGTGGATCACGGCTTAACCTTGAAACTGCCAAGACAGTCGGCAAAATGATCGGTGAAAAGGCAAAAAGTCAAAATATCGAAACTGTTGTCTTTGATCGAAACGGATACTTTTACCATGGCCGGATCAAGGCACTGGCAGAAGGTGCCAGGGAAATGGGATTAAAATTCTAA
- the rpsE gene encoding 30S ribosomal protein S5 produces MQQNDLELIEKIVHLNRVAKVVKGGRRFRFSALVVVGDGKGSVGYGLGKANQVPDAIRKATDKAKKNMVNVTIAGSTIPFQVTGAYGAARVLLKPASTGTGIIAGGPVRAAMEAVGVKNILTKAIGTNNPHNVVKATIEGLKTLTDPETVSELRGKSVEYAAAR; encoded by the coding sequence ATGCAGCAGAATGATTTGGAACTCATTGAAAAGATTGTGCATCTAAACCGGGTGGCCAAGGTTGTTAAGGGCGGCAGACGGTTCAGGTTCAGCGCTCTGGTCGTTGTCGGCGATGGTAAAGGCAGCGTTGGCTACGGCCTTGGCAAGGCCAATCAGGTTCCGGATGCCATCCGCAAGGCCACTGACAAAGCCAAAAAAAACATGGTTAATGTCACCATAGCGGGTTCGACTATTCCTTTTCAGGTTACAGGAGCTTATGGAGCAGCCAGAGTTCTTCTCAAGCCTGCCAGCACGGGTACCGGCATAATAGCAGGTGGTCCAGTAAGGGCTGCAATGGAAGCGGTCGGGGTTAAAAATATCCTTACCAAAGCCATTGGTACCAATAATCCGCACAATGTTGTTAAGGCCACCATTGAGGGGCTTAAGACTCTTACTGATCCTGAAACAGTCTCTGAACTTCGGGGCAAAAGCGTAGAGTACGCTGCAGCCAGATAG
- the rpmD gene encoding 50S ribosomal protein L30 — protein sequence MKIKLKKSSIGLKPDQKRTLKALGFRKTNQVIDVAENPCVAGMITKVEKFVEVIK from the coding sequence ATGAAAATAAAGTTGAAAAAGAGCAGCATAGGGCTGAAGCCTGATCAGAAAAGGACCTTGAAGGCTTTGGGGTTCAGGAAGACCAATCAGGTAATTGACGTTGCTGAGAACCCCTGTGTGGCTGGAATGATAACCAAGGTTGAAAAATTTGTAGAGGTAATCAAGTAA
- the rplO gene encoding 50S ribosomal protein L15, with the protein MNLHELHPFHEETKPRKRLGRGEASGLGKTSGKGHKGQRSRAGASIPAGFEGGQMPLQRRLPKRGFKNPFRVEYAVVNLERIAEKFDGASEVSLEDIYASGLCQKNQAVKILGQGEVNFSVKVTAHRFSKTAAQKIADAGGTAVALEG; encoded by the coding sequence ATGAATTTGCACGAACTGCACCCATTCCATGAAGAAACCAAGCCCAGGAAAAGACTTGGACGTGGTGAAGCCAGCGGCCTTGGTAAAACCAGCGGCAAAGGCCATAAGGGACAGAGATCCCGGGCCGGTGCCAGCATCCCTGCCGGGTTTGAGGGCGGGCAGATGCCCTTGCAGCGAAGGCTGCCCAAGAGAGGATTTAAGAATCCTTTTCGAGTCGAGTATGCAGTGGTGAACCTGGAAAGGATAGCTGAAAAATTTGACGGTGCCTCTGAGGTGTCCCTGGAAGATATCTATGCCAGTGGTCTGTGCCAGAAGAATCAGGCTGTAAAGATCCTTGGACAGGGTGAAGTCAATTTTTCCGTTAAAGTTACTGCGCACAGGTTCAGTAAAACAGCTGCTCAAAAAATTGCCGATGCAGGCGGAACCGCAGTAGCTCTGGAAGGATAA
- the secY gene encoding preprotein translocase subunit SecY: protein MKQGKQPGESGLKELRNKVLFTLLLLGVYRIGVHIPLPGVDGEALSDFFGSAQNTLFGLFDMFAGGGLKNFSIFALGIMPYISASIIMQLLTVVSPTLSKWKKEEGEAGRKKITQWTRYGTVMITLVQGVGISIGLENMTSPTGASIVVDPGWGFRLTTILTLTSGTIFIMWLGERITARGLGNGISLIIFAGIVAGLPGALSNSFQLLSAGEVTLFVALFILAIIVGVLLAIVYVERAQRRLPIHYAKRMMGRKMYGGQTSHLPLKLNTAGVIPAIFASSILMFPATIASFSQADWLNVISNNLMPDSLVYNLFFVALIVFFCFFYTAIIFDPKDIAENLKKQGGFIPGIRPGLKTKEYIDKVLSRLTFSGAIYMSLVCVLPVFMIKEFNVPFYYGGTALLIVVAVAMDTMAQFQSHLISRHYEGLLTKTRIKGRR from the coding sequence GTGAAACAAGGCAAGCAACCAGGAGAATCCGGACTTAAGGAGTTGAGGAATAAGGTCCTTTTTACCCTTTTATTGCTGGGTGTGTACAGGATCGGAGTACATATTCCTTTGCCCGGAGTGGACGGAGAAGCCCTTTCTGATTTTTTTGGAAGCGCTCAGAATACCCTGTTCGGGCTCTTTGACATGTTTGCCGGCGGCGGCCTGAAGAATTTTTCGATTTTTGCCCTGGGCATTATGCCTTACATTTCTGCATCCATTATTATGCAGCTCCTGACAGTGGTCAGTCCGACCCTGTCCAAGTGGAAAAAGGAGGAAGGTGAGGCAGGCAGGAAAAAAATTACCCAGTGGACCAGGTATGGTACAGTAATGATCACCCTTGTCCAGGGAGTCGGGATTTCCATTGGTCTTGAGAACATGACCAGTCCCACAGGAGCCTCCATTGTTGTTGATCCGGGCTGGGGATTCAGGCTGACAACCATCCTGACCCTGACATCGGGCACCATCTTTATTATGTGGCTTGGAGAGCGCATAACAGCCAGGGGACTAGGCAATGGTATCTCTCTGATAATTTTTGCAGGGATTGTTGCTGGTCTGCCAGGTGCTTTGTCCAACTCTTTTCAGCTGCTGTCTGCCGGAGAGGTGACTCTGTTTGTGGCCCTTTTTATCCTGGCCATCATTGTTGGAGTTCTTTTGGCCATAGTTTATGTTGAAAGGGCTCAGCGTAGGCTGCCTATTCACTATGCCAAGCGGATGATGGGACGCAAGATGTACGGTGGACAGACCAGTCATCTGCCCCTTAAGCTGAACACTGCTGGAGTTATTCCGGCTATCTTTGCCTCATCAATACTGATGTTTCCTGCAACGATTGCCAGCTTTTCTCAGGCAGACTGGCTTAATGTGATCTCAAACAACTTGATGCCTGACTCACTGGTGTACAATCTGTTTTTTGTGGCCCTGATAGTCTTTTTCTGCTTTTTTTATACGGCCATAATATTTGATCCCAAAGACATAGCCGAGAATTTGAAGAAACAGGGTGGATTCATACCCGGTATCAGGCCAGGCCTCAAGACCAAGGAATATATTGATAAGGTCCTGTCCAGACTGACCTTTTCAGGTGCTATATACATGTCTTTGGTGTGTGTGCTGCCGGTATTTATGATCAAGGAGTTTAACGTACCTTTCTACTATGGAGGCACTGCCTTGCTGATTGTCGTTGCTGTTGCCATGGATACCATGGCTCAGTTTCAATCTCACTTGATTTCAAGACATTATGAAGGACTTTTAACCAAGACCAGAATCAAGGGAAGACGTTAG